The Gemmatimonadota bacterium DNA window AGATCGTGAACTGGGGACGGCTGGAGAAGAAGGACGGGAGTTTCTACTGCTGGCCGGAGGACTACGGGACGCCTTACAACGGACCATCGCCCGTTTCGGCCTCGGGAGACTGGTGGGCGCCGTATCCGTCCGGCCAGGTCGAGCAAGTCGAATCGCTGTCCGGTCGGCTCGTCGAACGCTACCGGATCCCCCTGGATCACATCGTGCGCCACAGTGACATCGCGCCGGATCGCAAGATTGATCCCGGACCCGCGTACCCCTGGAGTGCATTCAAGGCGCGGATGACCGAAGTGATCGCCGGCCGATGGTAGGCAGGAATGTCGACGCCCGAAACCAGGCTTCCACCAGCGGCATGGGCCATTACTGAGCGGACTGCCCTCATATCTTATGCCAGACCAGGTTAATCCATCAGCAGCAGGCCTTCCGGCCGGCGCGTTGACACCCGCCGTAAACGGTACGGGCGTTATACTCCATACCGGGCTGGGACGGGCCGTGCTGTCCGAGGCGGCGCGGCAGGCCGTGGCCGACGCGATCGAGGGATACTGCACGCTGGAGATCAATGCCGAGACGGGCAAGCGAGGTTCGCGTCACGACCTGGTTTCCGAGCTGCTGTGCGCCTTGACCGGAGCGGAATCGGCCATCGTAGTGAATAACAACGCCGCCGCGGTCATGCTGATCCTGCACGCCCTGGCGAGGGACCGCGAAGTCATCATCTCCCGGGGACAACTGGTGGAAATCGGAGGGTCCTTCCGCATGCCGGACGTCATGGCCGCGGGCGGAGCCCAACTCGTTGGGGTGGGAGCGACCAATCACACCGAACCGGACGACTACCGTGCGGCCATCACGGATCGCACGGCCCTCATCATGGCCGTCCACCGGAGCAACTTCGACCTCGCCGGTATGGACGTCTCGGTGTCTCTCGACGAACTGGCGTCGCTGGGCCGTGAGCGGGACATACCGGTCGTGTACGACCAGGGAAGCGGCGCCCTGATCGACCTGGCAGCGTACGGTCAGCACGGCCTGGACAGCGGATACACGGTGCGGGAAGCGCTCGACCGGGGCGTCGACGTGGTCTGCTTCAGCGGCGACAAGCTGCTGGGCGGGCCGCAGGCCGGAATCATCGCGGGCCGGAGGGATCTCCTCGACCAGATGAAGAAGGATCCGCTGATGCGGGCCTTCCGCGCGGACAAGATGGTCTACGCCGCTCTGCAGGCCACCCTGGAGTTGTTTACCGATCCGGACAGGCTTGCCGATGGCCACGCGGTTACGGGTATGATCGCCGCGTCGGCCGGGGAACTCGAATCCAGGGCGCATCGGCTCGCTGAAGGTCTCGCGGGCCGTTTCGCGCATCGCGTCGACGTGACCGTGGAGGAATCCTCCGCCGAGATCGGCGGCGGCGCCCTTCCGGTCCAGCAACTCCCGTCCCGCGTCGTGGCGCTTCGGCCCGAAGGTTGGACGAACCGGCAACTCGCCGCCGCGTTCAGACGGCAGTCGCCGCCCGTATTCGGCCGGCTGTCGGGAGATCGTTTCCTGCTCGACCTGCGTACGCTGGAGGAGCGGGTGTTCCCGGTGGTCGAATCCGCGGCCGGAGAAATCGCGGATCTGATGGATGAAGACGCGTCACCGAGCGAGAATGCGTCACGGAGCGAGGATTGAAGCGACTATGAGCGAACGATTGAAAGGCAAAGTCGTGGTCATCACCGGCGGTGGCACCGGCATAGGTCTCGGCATCGCCAGATGCTGTCTCGAAGCGGGAGCCGCCGTGATGATCGCCCAGCGCCGGATCGAAATCGCCGAGCGCGAGGCCGCACGCTTCCGGGACGAGGGTTTCACCGTTCAGGCGCAACGGTGCGACGTGCGCCGAAGAGAGGACGTCGCCGCCCTGCTGGACCAGGCGGAATCGTTGCTCGGGCCCGTGGACGTGATGGTCAATAATGCCGCGCTGACGGGAAAGTCCCTTGAACTACGGCCCTTCATGGAGGAGACGGACGAACACTGGCGCAGCGTCCTCGACATCAACCTGACCGGCGCGTTCATCGGGACGCAGGAGACGGCCCGACGGATGATCGCAAGCGGAACAAGCGGATCGATCATCAACGTCTCGTCCGTTGCCCAGTTCGCCGCGCAGGAAGGCGCCTCCGCCTACTGCGCCAGCAAGGCGGGAATGGACGGCCTCACCAAGTCCGCGGCCATCGAACTGGCGGCGCACGGCATCCGCGTGAACAGCATCGCGCCGGGCGATATTCACACGGAGCAAAGCGACCGGCCGAGGGAGGACGCGGTAGGACGGGGCGCTACGGGAAGGTTCTTCCGGGACACCCCCCTGGACCGCCGGGGAACGCCGGAGGAAATCGGCCGCGTGGCCGTGTTCCTGGCCAGCGACGAGGCGAGTTTCGTTACCGGGGCTACGTGGCTGGTGGACGGGGGATTCCTGAGTTATTAAAGGGATTCACCACCGTATTCCGCGCTGCACCGGCCCCGTGTGCTGATCGCTGCGCTGCTCGATCGGCCACTTCTCGATATCGTCGACCAGCTCAATCAGGCCTTCCACGGACGCGTCGAAGATAATCCTGCCCTTCTCGGCCGTCGCCGGCGTCGGGTCGCCGTGGACCCCCAGGCCCGTCCATCTTCCCCAGAAATCATTGAATCGCACCGTCCCCGTGCTGTCGGAGGAGAAGTACTTCCCCACCCGGTCCATGTCCGGCGCGGCCTTGTCCATCTTTACGCGATCGCCGGCCAGGTGCAGGTACAGGGACGTCTCCAGTTCGTCGGCGTGAGCCAACACCTCCGATTCCCTGACTTCGTTGAAGGCATCGATCAGGAAGGTGAAGTAGTTGGCAGCGAAACACAGCGACTCCGTGGCAAGCACCGTCTTCCGGGCGATCAGGTCGATCATCGGCGCGTTGGAGCCATGGCCGTTTACAATCAGGATCTTCTCGAAGCCGTGGTAGGCCACGCTCTTGGTGATGTTCAGGCAGAAGGCGATGAAAACCTCGGGCTCTATGTGGATCGTGCCCGGGAAGTCGATGTGGTGCAGGTTCAGCCCGTAGGAGACCGTGGGCAGGACGAGGACGCGGTCGGGGATGCGCCGTCCCAGTTCATGGCAGACCGATTCGACCAGGAAGGCGTCCGTGTCCAGCGGCAGGTGCTTGCCGTGTTGCTCGGTGGAACCCGTGGGCAGGACCACCACCTTCTGCATGGCGATCGCCTCGTTCATGTCCTCCCAGGTCAGCCGGTTGTAACGGTATTCATCCCGCACGTTCATTTCTTTTCTCCTGTGATTCGGCGCTGCGGCATTACTCACGCTTCAGGAATCTCTAAAGGCGTACGCTTGCCGACACTCGGCGGGCGCAGCAGGTCGCGCTGCAGGTCGTTGGCGGCCATTTCGCGCGCTTCGTCCAGCCGATCGACGGTCGCCCAGGAGGAATAACCGGGAGAGTACTTGTACAGCAAGGCGCGCCGCCGCCGATCGGAAGTCCACGTGGTGGTGCCGTGGACCAGCGCTTCGGTGAAGATGAGCATGTCCCCCGCCATGAAGGAGGGGTTCGCGACGAGGTGGGAATCCACGGGCGGGCGGTAACGGAAGCTGGCCTTGTGACTGCCCGGGACGCAGATGAGCCCTCCGTCGCCGGGATGGACGTCCTCCAAAGCGTACATGACCACGATCAGGCCGTTGTACATCTGCCCGTCGAACCACTGGTACTGGTGCTCACCGTGGTCATGTCTGAGGCCGCCGTGAAGGTTCGGCCGCACGTGACCCCGCTCCACGGACTGCCGGTCCATCTGAAGCCCGTAAGCGTGGTCCAGCCGCAGCCATTGTCCGATCATCGTGCGGATGATACGCAGCGTAGGGGGATGAGCCATGAGTTCCATGAAAACCGGATCGAGCAGGAGAAAATCGAAACCGTGGGTCTCTTCAGGGAGGTGACTGTCCAGAATCCCGTTCATGTGGCCGACCTGGTCCCGGGTCAGCATGTCCTTATAGACGATGTATCCGTTGAGGTCGAATTCGAAGATCTCGGCTTCAGTCATGGATTTCTCCTCACGCATCCGGGATTTCCACCGGCGTCCGGCCCTCGATGCTGGGCGCTCTGAGCAGGTCGCGCTGCAGGTCATTGGCGGCGAGCGCCTGCAGTTTCTCCCAGTTCTCCGGAATCGCCCACGTGGAATGTCCTGGAGAGTACTTGTACAGCAGGGAGCGCCGCTTGTCCGCCGAGGTCCACGTGTCGGTCCCGTGGACCAGCGCTTCCGTGAAGATCAGCATGTCGCCGGCCTTGAAGGTGGGATTCACGACGAAGTGCGAGTCCACCGCCGGTTTGAAGTCCATGTTGGTCTTGTGGCTCCCCGGCACGCAGATGAAACCGCCGTCGCCGGGGTTGACGTCTTTGAGCGCATACATGACGACAGTCAGCCCATTGTACATCTTTCCATTGAACCACTGGTAGTGGTGTTCGCCGTTGTCTTCCAGCGGTCCGCCGTGGAGGTTTGGCCTTATATCGCCCCGCTCTTCGGAGCGCGTATCCATCTGGAGCCCGTAAGCGTGGTCCAGACGCATCCATCCACCGATCATCGTTTTAAGGATGTTCAGCGTCCGGGGCAGGGCCATGACCTCCATGAACATGGGGTCGAGTTCAAGAAAACGGAAATTGTAGGATTCATCGGTGAGGTGCTGATCGAGCACCCCGTTCATATGGTCGACCTGGTCCGGGGTCAGCACATTCCGGTACATGATGTAACCGTTGAGGTCGAATTCGAAGATCTCGGCTTCGTTCATGGATGCCTCCTGAACCCTCGTCTAACGCATGCTTACTCCAGGGCCCCTGGTTGGTCTCCCTCCGCCACAACCGGCGATCCCACCGCGCCGAAGGGCAGCCTGTTCCTTCTTTTCCATCGCCTCCATTCCCTGGCTCTCTTTTTCTTCATCTGCCCTTCCGCCCATGTTTCCAGGGGTACGTCACCGGGTTCGGGACGCCAGTACCTGGAAGCTGGATGGGCCGGGTCGCCGTCCTGGTAGACTACGCCATCCTCCGTGGTGTTGGAGCCCAGAAGCTGACGCTGGACCGGCGTACATCGCGCTAGCAATTCAGGATCCTGTCGGTCGTAGTCCCCGGGGCGCGCCCAGCGGTAGTTGTATCCGTAGTAGAGGCACTTGCGCGTACGATCGGACAGGTTGGGCGTCAGGCAATGCCACAGGGCCGTGCGCCAGACCATGGCGGTCCCCGGACGGACGTTCACCTCGACGATGTCCTCCGGGTCGATGTGGTAATCCGGATCGTGAATCAGTTCAGGCGAACGGAGGTGGCTGCCGCGTACGACGCAGATGGCGCCGCTGTTGTGCTCGGTGAGATCGGTGAGGTAGTACCCGACCTTGACCTCTAAGAAAGGGACGACGCCGTTCGTGATCGGGTAGCCGTAGTTGGGTGCGTCGGAGTGCCAGGGGAAGAAACTGCCGGACACCCCCAGTTCTGTTTCTTCGTGGTCTTTCATAGGCGGTCGCACGTCCACGTGAGAAGTCCGGATCTGGATGTTGACGCCCATGACGTCCACGACCATCGGCAGGATCTTCGGATATTCGATCAACGCGAAGAGCTCGTCGTGGTGGGCCAGGGCATTGCGGATCTGGTACGCGGCGTCCGGAGCGGTCCCATGCGACTTGCGGTGTTTCTCATTAAGCTCTTCGACGACGCCGATCAACCGGTCGACATGGTCCGGCGAGAGGGCGTCCTCGATCAGGATGAAGCCGTCTTCGTCGAATTGTTGCCGCTGCGATTCGGTGAGCGCCAGGTAAGGTTCAGGTTCAAAGGGGTCAGGCGCGGCCTGGACAGCGGGAATAGTCATCGTTTACTCCTTCCGTCCATCGGACGATCAACTCCACAGGCGGTCGTGAGACCGTAACGCGTTCCACTCGTCGGTGGGTTCGAAGTAACCGGGATCCTTCTCGCTGATGTGCTCGCGTATGGCCTCTTCGTTCAGCTCGATCCCCAGGCCCGGCGCGTCCGGCACCGTCATGTATCCGTCCTGGACCGACGGATTCGGCAGACCGGTCACCAGGTCGTCCCACCAGGGCACGTCCACGTGGTGGTGCTCCAGGGCGATGAAGTTCTCCGTGGCCGCGGCGCAGTGCACGCTGGCCATCTGGGCGATGGGCATGGCGGACATGTGCAGCGCCATGGAAATACCGTATTCCTGGGCCGTATCGCCGATCTTCTTGGTTTCCAGTATTCCGCCCGAAGTGGCCAGGTCGGGATGGCACACGGATATGGCCCGTTTTTCGAAGAGTTCCATGAACCCTTCCCGGAGATAGATATCCTCGCCTGTGCAGATCGGCGTGTCGCAGGCGTCACGCAGGCGGACGTACTGCTCGGTGAACTGCCACGGGACCATGTCCTCGTACCAGGCCAGGTTGTACCGGTCCAGCGCCTTGCCCAGTCGGATGCAGTCCTCTACGCCGATGTGCCCGAAGTGGTCGACGGCCAGCGGGATCTCGTAACCGACGATATCCCGAACCCCGGCGACATAGTCCGACAGCAGGCCGATGCCTTTGTCCGTCAGCCTGATGCCCGTGAAGGGATGCATGATGTGGAGGGTATCCAGCATCCCGGCGGGAGCCGACAGCGTACCGGGTATGTCCTTTAAAAGGCCGATGCCCACGTCCATCTTCAGAAAGGTAAACCCCCGGTCCATGCGTTCCTTCAGGCGGTGCCCCATCTCTTCGGCATCCGGGGTCGACGTCGTATCGCAGTAAATACGAACGCGGTCTCGGAATTTGCCGCCCGCCAGTTGATAGGCCGGCACGCCGTAGGCCTTGCCCGCGAGGTCCATGAGGGCCATCTCGACGGCGCATACGCCGCCGGCCTGCCGGGCGTGGTGGCCAAACTGCCGAATCTTTCTGAAGATCCTGTCGACGTCGCAGGGGTTTTCGCCCAGGATGCGCGACTTGAGGGCCAGGGCGTAGGTCTTGCTGGCGCCGTCCCGCACCTCTCCGAGGCCGTGGATGTCCTGGTTAGTATCGAGCCTGATGATCGTTGATGCGCCGATCGTCACGGTGCGCATGTCGGTGATGCGCAATGCGCCGGGACGGGAAGCGGTGTGGACGTTACTGGCTAGTTCCGGTGTTTCTGGCACGGATTCAACCCGTTTCCCGGCGTTGTCCGCCGTTCGGAGTTTCCTCGGACCAGCGCGCCGGCGGTTCGACCGGGCCGTGATCCCACACGGTGGGGAAGTAATGACCGGTCAGCAGATCGCCGGGTTCGACGTCGACCCGCCGCTCCATGATATGGGTCCGGGTGGGCTGGTACCTCGTCCATCCGGGCATGTAATGCACCGCGATGGCCGGCCGGCCGTTGTCGGACGGATTGGGCGGGCTGCCGTGCCAGGTCAGGCAGTGGTGGAACATGCACTCGCCTTTCCTTACCTCGCAGGGGACGATCTCGACCTCTTCGTCATCCGGGATGAGGGACCGGTCGGGTTCCGGCGTAAAGCCGTCTTCGTTCGTCCCTATCGTGCCGCCCTTGTGGGGCCCCCAGTGGTGGCTGCGCGGCACCATGCGCATGCAGCCGTTCTCGATGGTGGCGTCGTCCAGGGCCACCCAGGCGCTCACCAGGTCGGCCGGCTGGATGATCGGCCAGTAGGGATGATCCTGGTGCCAGTCGGTTGCCCCGCCTCGCCGGGGCGGCTTGTACTGGATCTGGTCGTGCCACACCCGCAGCACGTCGGTACCGATCAGGTCGCATGCCATCCGGCAGATCTCCGGGTGGTAGAGGTGGACCCTGAACCCGTCGTCAGCTTGCCAGGTGTTGACCACCTGGATCACCACGTCCCGTTCCGCCTCCAGATCCTCGCCGGCTATATTCCGAACCGCCTCGGCCCTGCCGCGGGAAGTGCCCGCGATGACGGTCATCAGACGGTCCCGCAGGGCGTCCGCCTCATCATCGGCGTAAACGCGGCCGACGTTGAGAAATCCTGCCGCTCTGAACT harbors:
- a CDS encoding N-acetylmuramoyl-L-alanine amidase, translating into MPDMSNAAADIPFIPAIYASSREDAPIDMLVLHFTDGPSLEDCVAIFQDPERRVSCHYIVGLDGAVLQMVRDEDCAWHCGTSAWRGREGCNRWSLGIEIVNWGRLEKKDGSFYCWPEDYGTPYNGPSPVSASGDWWAPYPSGQVEQVESLSGRLVERYRIPLDHIVRHSDIAPDRKIDPGPAYPWSAFKARMTEVIAGRW
- a CDS encoding L-seryl-tRNA(Sec) selenium transferase, which gives rise to MPDQVNPSAAGLPAGALTPAVNGTGVILHTGLGRAVLSEAARQAVADAIEGYCTLEINAETGKRGSRHDLVSELLCALTGAESAIVVNNNAAAVMLILHALARDREVIISRGQLVEIGGSFRMPDVMAAGGAQLVGVGATNHTEPDDYRAAITDRTALIMAVHRSNFDLAGMDVSVSLDELASLGRERDIPVVYDQGSGALIDLAAYGQHGLDSGYTVREALDRGVDVVCFSGDKLLGGPQAGIIAGRRDLLDQMKKDPLMRAFRADKMVYAALQATLELFTDPDRLADGHAVTGMIAASAGELESRAHRLAEGLAGRFAHRVDVTVEESSAEIGGGALPVQQLPSRVVALRPEGWTNRQLAAAFRRQSPPVFGRLSGDRFLLDLRTLEERVFPVVESAAGEIADLMDEDASPSENASRSED
- a CDS encoding glucose 1-dehydrogenase, translated to MKTRHRARMRHGARIEATMSERLKGKVVVITGGGTGIGLGIARCCLEAGAAVMIAQRRIEIAEREAARFRDEGFTVQAQRCDVRRREDVAALLDQAESLLGPVDVMVNNAALTGKSLELRPFMEETDEHWRSVLDINLTGAFIGTQETARRMIASGTSGSIINVSSVAQFAAQEGASAYCASKAGMDGLTKSAAIELAAHGIRVNSIAPGDIHTEQSDRPREDAVGRGATGRFFRDTPLDRRGTPEEIGRVAVFLASDEASFVTGATWLVDGGFLSY
- a CDS encoding creatininase family protein; its protein translation is MNVRDEYRYNRLTWEDMNEAIAMQKVVVLPTGSTEQHGKHLPLDTDAFLVESVCHELGRRIPDRVLVLPTVSYGLNLHHIDFPGTIHIEPEVFIAFCLNITKSVAYHGFEKILIVNGHGSNAPMIDLIARKTVLATESLCFAANYFTFLIDAFNEVRESEVLAHADELETSLYLHLAGDRVKMDKAAPDMDRVGKYFSSDSTGTVRFNDFWGRWTGLGVHGDPTPATAEKGRIIFDASVEGLIELVDDIEKWPIEQRSDQHTGPVQRGIRW
- a CDS encoding phytanoyl-CoA dioxygenase family protein encodes the protein MNEAEIFEFDLNGYIMYRNVLTPDQVDHMNGVLDQHLTDESYNFRFLELDPMFMEVMALPRTLNILKTMIGGWMRLDHAYGLQMDTRSEERGDIRPNLHGGPLEDNGEHHYQWFNGKMYNGLTVVMYALKDVNPGDGGFICVPGSHKTNMDFKPAVDSHFVVNPTFKAGDMLIFTEALVHGTDTWTSADKRRSLLYKYSPGHSTWAIPENWEKLQALAANDLQRDLLRAPSIEGRTPVEIPDA
- a CDS encoding phytanoyl-CoA dioxygenase family protein, whose translation is MTIPAVQAAPDPFEPEPYLALTESQRQQFDEDGFILIEDALSPDHVDRLIGVVEELNEKHRKSHGTAPDAAYQIRNALAHHDELFALIEYPKILPMVVDVMGVNIQIRTSHVDVRPPMKDHEETELGVSGSFFPWHSDAPNYGYPITNGVVPFLEVKVGYYLTDLTEHNSGAICVVRGSHLRSPELIHDPDYHIDPEDIVEVNVRPGTAMVWRTALWHCLTPNLSDRTRKCLYYGYNYRWARPGDYDRQDPELLARCTPVQRQLLGSNTTEDGVVYQDGDPAHPASRYWRPEPGDVPLETWAEGQMKKKRAREWRRWKRRNRLPFGAVGSPVVAEGDQPGALE
- a CDS encoding mandelate racemase/muconate lactonizing enzyme family protein; this encodes MRTVTIGASTIIRLDTNQDIHGLGEVRDGASKTYALALKSRILGENPCDVDRIFRKIRQFGHHARQAGGVCAVEMALMDLAGKAYGVPAYQLAGGKFRDRVRIYCDTTSTPDAEEMGHRLKERMDRGFTFLKMDVGIGLLKDIPGTLSAPAGMLDTLHIMHPFTGIRLTDKGIGLLSDYVAGVRDIVGYEIPLAVDHFGHIGVEDCIRLGKALDRYNLAWYEDMVPWQFTEQYVRLRDACDTPICTGEDIYLREGFMELFEKRAISVCHPDLATSGGILETKKIGDTAQEYGISMALHMSAMPIAQMASVHCAAATENFIALEHHHVDVPWWDDLVTGLPNPSVQDGYMTVPDAPGLGIELNEEAIREHISEKDPGYFEPTDEWNALRSHDRLWS
- a CDS encoding phytanoyl-CoA dioxygenase family protein, with amino-acid sequence MSLTQAQIDEFRAAGFLNVGRVYADDEADALRDRLMTVIAGTSRGRAEAVRNIAGEDLEAERDVVIQVVNTWQADDGFRVHLYHPEICRMACDLIGTDVLRVWHDQIQYKPPRRGGATDWHQDHPYWPIIQPADLVSAWVALDDATIENGCMRMVPRSHHWGPHKGGTIGTNEDGFTPEPDRSLIPDDEEVEIVPCEVRKGECMFHHCLTWHGSPPNPSDNGRPAIAVHYMPGWTRYQPTRTHIMERRVDVEPGDLLTGHYFPTVWDHGPVEPPARWSEETPNGGQRRETG